A stretch of the Gossypium hirsutum isolate 1008001.06 chromosome D07, Gossypium_hirsutum_v2.1, whole genome shotgun sequence genome encodes the following:
- the LOC121219597 gene encoding HMG-Y-related protein A, which translates to MIIEAIGALKEKNGSSKRVILAHKRLPSNHDELLTQNLKLLKSGQLVMVRKSYKFAPSATSNILDGSSAPKRGRGRPPKVKPTISATNFESQPVNVSAAGEVQKSIGRPRKNAPIGIVISHKNKTRLYKY; encoded by the coding sequence ATGATAATCGAGGCCATTGGTGCTTTGAAAGAGAAGAATGGATCAAGCAAAAGGGTCATTTTAGCTCACAAACGGTTGCCATCGAATCACGACGAGTTGTTGACTCAAAATTTGAAGCTCTTGAAAAGCGGTCAACTTGTTATGGTAAGGAAGTCTTATAAGTTTGCTCCCTCTGCTACTTCTAACATCCTTGACGGTTCTTCGGCTCCAAAACGTGGTCGCGGGCGTCCTCCTAAGGTTAAACCGACGATATCGGCTACTAATTTTGAGTCTCAGCCGGTGAATGTTTCAGCTGCTGGTGAAGTTCAGAAATCTATCGGTAGGCCTAGGAAAAATGCACCCATCGGCATCGTGATaagtcataaaaataaaacaaggttatataaatattaa
- the LOC107926548 gene encoding UDP-glycosyltransferase 90A1, giving the protein MDTNSSKFSIHHVVLFPFMSKGHIIPILNLARLLLRRGMAVTMFTTTGNRPFISESLADTSVCIIDIPFPQNAPEIPPGVESTDLLPSMSLFFSFCKATKQMQPMVEEKLQGLVQAQPVSFMVSDGFLWWTLESATKFGLPRLVFSGMNQFVSCVSRAVFEDRLLDGAESDDELITVTRFPWIKVTRNDFNTVMPNPNGPTMEVFIDQVKSMTNSLGFIVNSFYELEKVYIDNWNSEKIPKVWCVGPLCLAEPELEPQKKPFWIQWLDQKLAQGCSVLYVAFGSQAEVSSKQLQQIAKGLQESKANFLWVLRKKESESILDEGFEEKVKGRGIVVKQWVDQRQILKYQCIEGFLSHCGWNSALESICYGVPILAWPMIAEQALNARMVVEEIKVGLRVDSTCNGMKPGFVKWDGLMKMVKELMEGEMGKQVRKRVKEVAELAKMAMADSDGSSWQTLDMLINELCNKKQDVRL; this is encoded by the coding sequence ATggatacaaattcatcaaaattttcaatccaTCATGTAGTTCTTTTTCCATTCATGTCAAAAGGTCACATCATACCAATTCTCAACCTAGCTCGCCTCCTGCTCCGCCGTGGCATGGCGGTGACAATGTTCACCACCACCGGAAACCGACCCTTTATTTCCGAGTCTCTTGCCGACACATCCGTCTGTATCATTGACATCCCTTTCCCTCAAAACGCCCCTGAAATCCCACCTGGTGTTGAGAGCACTGATTTATTACCTTCAATGTcgctatttttttcattttgtaaagCCACAAAGCAGATGCAACCCATGGTCGAAGAAAAGCTCCAGggtctggttcaggctcaaccaGTTAGCTTCATGGTGTCAGATGGGTTCCTATGGTGGACCCTTGAGTCTGCAACAAAGTTTGGGTTACCAAGGTTGGTGTTTAGTGGCATGAACCAATTTGTTTCATGCGTGTCCAGAGCTGTTTTTGAGGACAGGCTTTTGGATGGGGCTGAATCAGATGATGAGTTAATCACAGTGACTCGGTTTCCATGGATTAAGGTTACAAGAAACGACTTCAATACAGTGATGCCTAATCCAAATGGTCCTACGATGGAGGTTTTCATTGATCAAGTGAAATCAATGACAAACAGTTTGGGGTTTATTGTTAACAGCTTTTACGAGTTGGAAAAAGTTTATATTGATAATTGGAACAGTGAGAAAATACCCAAGGTTTGGTGTGTTGGACCATTGTGCTTAGCTGAACCCGAACTTGAACCTCAAAAGAAACCCTTTTGGATTCAATGGCTAGATCAAAAGCTAGCTCAAGGGTGCTCCGTTTTATACGTAGCATTCGGCTCTCAAGCCGAGGTCTCATCGAAACAACTTCAACAAATAGCGAAGGGATTGCAAGAATCAAAAGCAAACTTCTTGTGGGTGTTAAGGAAAAAAGAATCTGAATCAATATTGGATGAAGGGtttgaagaaaaggttaaagggAGAGGCATTGTGGTGAAACAATGGGTGGATCAAAGGCAAATACTGAAATATCAATGTATTGAAGGGTTTTTGAGTCACTGTGGGTGGAATTCAGCGTTGGAAAGCATATGTTATGGGGTCCCGATCCTTGCATGGCCGATGATAGCTGAGCAGGCACTGAATGCGAGAATGGTGGTGGAAGAAATCAAGGTAGGGTTAAGAGTTGACTCGACATGCAATGGGATGAAACCTGGGTTTGTGAAATGGGATGGGTTGATGAAGATGGTGAAGGAGTTAATGGAAGGAGAGATGGGGAAACAAGTGAGGAAAAGAGTAAAAGAAGTTGCAGAGTTGGCTAAGATGGCTATGGCAGACAGTGATGGATCGTCTTGGCAGACGTTAGATATGCTTATTAATGAACTATGCAACAAGAAGCAAGACGTCCGCCTTTAA
- the LOC107926435 gene encoding uncharacterized protein encodes MGQQQVDQMEARHVFVEDVRDVMVANRWMARSINVEIYSRRLKTFRVTETIGRRPGIPPRSYGVDLWNRRCYCRRFKTLHYPCAYFVAVCAKVTLNVEQFVDDVYMFECTLRVWENEFPVLPDLSTWEVPPTTFELVPDRGLRRNPRGRLQSSRIHNEIDIREKSYSKHCGLCKLSGHN; translated from the coding sequence atgggtcagcaacaagtcgACCAGATGGAGGCGAGACACGTGTTTGTCGAAGATGTCAGGGATGTAATGGTTGCAAACCGTTGGATGGCGAGGTCGataaatgtagaaatatattcacgacgTCTGAAAACGTTTCGAGTTACTGAGACCATCGGTCGTCGAcccggtataccacctaggtcctatggagttgatctcTGGAATAGACGGTGCTACTGCAGGAGGTTcaaaacacttcattatccatgtgcgTATTTCGTGGCAGTGTGTGCTAAAGTGACCCTTAATGTTGAACAATTCGTCGATGATGTGTACATGTTCGAGTGCACATTGCGTGTCTGGGAAAATGAGTTCCCCGTCCTGCCTGATCTGTCTACGTGGGAGGTACCTCCGACGACTTTCGAGCTTGTCCCAGACAGAGGGCTACGCAGGAATCCAAGAGGTCGTCTGCAGTCATCCAGAATCCATAATGAAAtagacattagggagaaatcctACAGTAAGCATTGTGGATTATGTAAGTTAAGTGGTCATAATTAG